A single genomic interval of Methanooceanicella nereidis harbors:
- a CDS encoding V4R domain-containing protein: MQVFGSSNENAYGNMIRPDREAAMYRAGKELIRPLDIRDIESLAGYMRRNHVGSLEIDSRNSRVFKVSNCLTCSTMEQMGRKACFFEAGLIAGALESIYGKMVYVRETKCQCIGDDVCEFEVIFRGN; the protein is encoded by the coding sequence ATGCAGGTTTTTGGATCCAGCAATGAGAATGCATACGGAAATATGATACGCCCCGACAGGGAAGCCGCCATGTACCGTGCCGGAAAAGAGCTGATACGCCCTCTTGACATACGCGACATCGAGAGCCTTGCAGGCTATATGAGAAGGAACCATGTAGGATCGCTGGAAATTGATAGCCGGAACAGTAGGGTTTTCAAGGTCAGCAATTGTCTTACATGTTCGACAATGGAACAAATGGGCCGTAAAGCGTGCTTTTTTGAGGCAGGGTTGATCGCAGGCGCTTTAGAGAGCATATATGGTAAAATGGTATATGTCCGGGAGACAAAATGCCAGTGTATCGGCGATGACGTTTGCGAGTTCGAAGTCATATTCCGCGGCAATTAA